One Solanum lycopersicum chromosome 2, SLM_r2.1 genomic region harbors:
- the LOC138341894 gene encoding uncharacterized protein — MQSISKENINFQADTSTFQSDKQTSQQIPIDLDDMGGVAEDGGGFSGKNGEHHIVDDAGDVDVDGVGVAVNEGEPIVTDPKDGDAHQSHQDLNEHIMDQAVDDNVHHNIPHVLPEKTTTDSSDSSTSTTISPSTQAAIEALIKDLGKDATNARPLYSYDPKNITSSQYLLTDSQLPTEIPITEIAVKTDAVTPAHRNRMPSRRIKSPYCTSFGSSEKGKEKLKDMARLHFPFEGCGIADKVSPKLIEDYMNWLLRGLLKNHNNK; from the exons ATGCAATCTATTAGCAAAGAGAACATCAATTTTCAGGCTGATACAAGCACATTTCAGTCTGACAAACAAACATCTCAGCAAATACCGATTGATCTCGATGATATGGGTGGTGTAGCTGAGGATGGTGGTGGTTTTTCTGGTAAAAATGGTGAGCATCATATCGTCGACGATGCAGGGGATGTCGATGTGGATGGTGTTGGTGTTGCCGTAAATGAGGGTGAACCAATAGTCACTGATCCAAAG GATGGTGACGCACATCAGTCGCACCAAGATTTAAATGAACATATCATGGACCAAGCCGTTGACGACAATGTTCATCACAACATCCCTCATGTGTTGCCCGAAAAAACAACAACAGATTCATCG GATTCTTCAACTTCAACAACAATATCGCCATCAACTCAAGCAGCAATAGAAGCGCTTATCAAAGATTTGGGTAAAGATGCTACCAATGCTAGACCATTATATTCTTACGATCCAAAGAATATAACTAGCAGCCAGTACTTGTTGACCGACAGTCAATTACCCACTGAAATTCCAATAACGGAGATTGCTGTTAAAACTGATGCAGTCACTCCTGCACATAGAAATAGAATGCCTTCGAGAAGGATTAAATCTCCATATTGtacttcttttgggtcaagcgaaaagggaaaagagaaattgaaggatATGGCTCGACTCCATTTCCCATTCGAAGGATGTGGCATTGCAGATAAAGTTTCACCGAAACTGATTGAGGATTACATGAATTGGTTGTTGAGGGGGCttctaaaaaatcataacaataagtaa
- the LOC138341893 gene encoding uncharacterized protein produces the protein MFKDTIFGPFLDISKCNFQGQITKCLLLLELEQSNPNMLHIRHSNGCVLKFGIDDFALLTGLKVRGNTNDFKYPEQTNCMLFKNYFPGAVNSVTKHQLVQRFKMGNWESNQDALQMSILFFIHTFVLASIDNTAISIVDFLMVEDGRYQHFPWGQLSFSKLIGSLRQDFDVSKKLYRLYGMPYALNVWIYECASNLNSEIAVRERNVIPRICNWRVVSEKAKFEMLMSTIFQKNACSNIVPTAEEIEAFDIAQVEHAHSTSIPLVQPNEQDDLDDFSTRPPEQLLRTYSRVSDTSPPPPPKRRKTSIIQKKKVSEQKQPDQSNVSPTPDDDVHVSMSSLPQHSNADDVHGSVPQVSPKSAADVHGSVPDVSQNPAADVHGYADSQNVNNIIPHIEELKGYLKTYVDKKFEELIILIKANHS, from the exons ATGTTTAAGGATACAATTTTTGGACCCTTTTTAGACATATCTAAATGTAATTTTCAGGGCCAAATAACTAAGTGCTTATTGCTTTTAGAATTGGAACAAAGCAACCCTAATATGTTGCATATTAGACATTCCAACGGGTGTGTCCTGAAATTTGGTATAGATGATTTTGCATTATTAACAGGACTTAAGGTCAGAGGAAATACCAATGATTTCAAATACCCAGAACAAACTAATTGtatgctttttaaaaattatttccctGGTGCAGTCAATAGTGTTACAAAGCATCAACTAGTTCAAAGGTTTAAGATGGGTAATTGGGAGAGCAATCAGGATGCACTCCAAATGTCTATACTGTTCTTTATTCATACATTTGTATTAGCTTCTATTGATAACACAGCGATATCTATTGTCGACTTTCTAATGGTTGAAGatggtagatatcaacattttcctTGGGGTCAGCTATCATTTTCCAAACTAATTGGTTCACTTAGACAGGATTTTGACGTTAGTAAAAAGTTGTACCGATTATATGGGATGCCATATGCACTAAATGTTTGGATATACGAATGTGCATCCAATTTAAATTCAGAAATAGCTGTGAGAGAACGCAATGTCATCCCAAGAATATGCAATTGGAGAGTTGTGTCTGAAAAGGCAAAGTTTGAAATGCTTATGTCCACCAttttccaaaag AATGCATGTTCAAACATTGTCCCAACAGCAGAGGAAATTGAAGCTTTTGATATTGCTCAAGTTGAACATGCTCATTCTACATCAATACCATTAGTACAACCAAACGAGCAAGATGatttagatgatttctccacaAGACCGCCAGAACAGTTATTGAGGACATATTCTAGAGTGTCTGATACATCTCCTCCACCACcgccaaaaagaagaaaaacatcgattattcaaaaaaagaagGTGTCAGAACAGAAACAGCCTGATCAATCAAATGTGTCTCCGACACCGGATGATGATGTACATGTTTCCATGTCAAGTCTGCCTCAACATTCGAATGCTGATGATGTACATGGTTCTGTTCCACAAGTGTCACCGAAATCGGCTGCTGATGTACATGGTTCTGTTCCAGACGTTTCTCAGAACCCGGCTGCTGATGTTCATGGATATGCAGATTCACAGAATGTCAACAATATAATTCCTCATATTGAAGAGTTGAAAGGATATTTGAAAACTTAC GTTGACAAGAAATTTGAggaattgattattttgataaaagcaAATCACTCCTAG